One genomic window of Glycine max cultivar Williams 82 chromosome 16, Glycine_max_v4.0, whole genome shotgun sequence includes the following:
- the LOC121173779 gene encoding uncharacterized protein, protein MDKSWISKARNSIDCSIGLSKFLDFAIKNGAVGETIRCPCPKCGFMKWQTRDIVEDHLLYKPFPQNYVIWDLHGEKQALESSQVEDVFQDSGVQPQNPMEMMINDAFEQYRQHDPNVGASPPLNEDGIVNDESREDHNGFYELLNDGSQTLYEGSKYTKLEFIIKLYHIKVLCGLSDKAMTMILDLLNDAFEKAKFPPSIYKAKKIINKLGLNYKKIDACPKHCMLYLGDDEKSLDACKHCGTSRWKPNKKKKIAAKVLRYFPLKPRLQRLFTCRKTAKDMR, encoded by the coding sequence ATGGATAAGTCATGGATTTCAAAGGCCCGAAACTCAATTGATTGCTCCATTGGTTTGAGTAAATTCTTAGATTTTGCTATTAAGAATGGAGCTGTAGGAGAAACGATTCGATGTCCATGTCCAAAATGTGGGTTTATGAAATGGCAAACTAGAGACATAGTTGAAGATCACTTGCTATATAAACCATTTCCTCAAAACTATGTTATATGGGATCTTCATGGTGAAAAGCAAGCATTAGAATCTTCTCAAGTGGAAGATGTTTTCCAAGATAGTGGTGTTCAACCTCAAAACCCAATGGAAATGATGATCAATGACGCATTTGAACAATATAGGCAACATGACCCTAATGTAGGTGCATCACCACCATTAAATGAAGATGGAATAGTAAATGATGAATCAAGAGAAGATCATAATGGCTTTTATGAGCTTCTAAACGATGGGAGCCAAACATTGTATGAAGGAAGCAAGTACACAAAACTagaatttataatcaaattatatcatataaaaGTTTTGTGTGGATTAAGCGACAAGGCAATGACTATGATATTGGATTTGTTAAATGACGCATTTGAAAAAGCAAAGTTTCCTCCTTCTATTTATAAggcaaagaaaattattaacaagcttggtcttaattataaaaagatagATGCTTGTCCAAAACACTGCATGTTGTATTTGGGAGATGATGAAAAAAGTTTGGATGCTTGTAAGCATTGTGGTACATCTAGATGGAAAcccaacaagaagaagaaaatagctGCAAAGGTTTTACGTTACTTTCCATTGAAACCAAGATTGCAAAGATTGTTCACATGTCGTAAGACTGCAAAAGATATGAGATGA